GAACACCTGAACTTCCTCTTTCATTAATAGTCGCAACTATTTAGCAGATAACAAATCAACTCCCTCCTCTTTAGGAGTGGAAAACCTCACCGACTTATCATAACAATTAATATGAACATGGTTATACTCTAACCAGTTCGTACCTAAGATCACATCCAACCCACTTAATggcaaacaaactaaatcaacaaCAAAGTCTCTGTCAAAGATCGACAAAGGACACTTTAAACACACGAGAAAAGTAGTCACCGAtcccttagccggagtatcgacgACCTTCTCTCTATTCATAGAAGACAACATAAGACCCAATATTTCAACACAATCAGCACTAGTAAAGCAATGAGTAGCACCAATATCAATAATAGTGATTAAAGGAGTACTATTACTGAAACACGTACCTCTGATAATTCTGTCTTCATTAGCTTTCTGAGTCCCAGCCAAAGCGAACACCTTTCCACCAGCTTGTGCCTGCTTTGATTTGTGATACTGACTACCAATGTGTCCCTCTTCACTATAGTTGAAACAAACCATCTTCTTATGCTTGCACTCGGATATTGCATGCCCGGTCTTACCACAACAAAAAACACCTTTTCACCTTACCAGTACACACCGTACTCTTATGCCCATGTTTCCCACATCTGAAACAAACCACGTCAGCACGAGCATATCCCCTACTAGCTCTCTTACCATCAGCAACTTTAAGTTTACCTTTCCCAGCAGGAGCATCATAAGGCTTTCCAGATACTATTAACCAAATTAGCAAAGACACGGATCTTCTGGTATCCAACTGTTTTCTTGATCTCTGAGCGCAACCCATTCTTAAACTTGATGTACTTTGAAAATTCAGTAGTCGCCTCGCTATAGTGCGGATAAAACTTGGCCAGCTCAACAGACTCCACAACATACTCAGTAACCGACTTTTTTCCCTGCTTCAGTTCGAGAAACTCAATTTCCTTCTTTCCCTGAACATCTTCAGGATAATATTTCCTCATGAACTCCCTATGGAACACGACCCAAGTGATCTCTTTACCTGCATTTTCCAATCTTTGACGAGTCTCTAGCCACCAGTCATCAACCTCGATTGCTAGCATATGAGTACCGTATCGAAACTTCTACACTggagtgcaatccatcacacagaagattctctcaatctccttcaaccAAGTCAACACTCCATAGCATGAACCCTTTAAGGTAGGCatattctccctctggaaagtcacCAAACTACGAGATCTAGCATTCTCGTCAGCGTATCCATAGCATGAGCCATAGCCTCTAAAGCAGTAGCAATTGCAGCATCATTCCTTCCAGCCATTTCAACTTATCACTACACATAAACAACAATTATCAACTAAGTAACAATACTCGATTGTTAAACAACACTACAACTCGACGAATTGGTCAGACGAACCGACCTTctttgataccactaatgtaacaccccatttctacccggcggATAGTATTAAAATCCGAGtcacaacacaattaggatgccACCTTTTTTTCAACTTAAAACGTCAACATATAATCGCATGTAATACAGATACAAAACACATTAAAACTTGGATGGACAAATAACAAAAACTTTAtgtcttcaaaataaaataacttttaaattaCCACGCAGCAGATTCCTAAACTTCAACTCAAAAGCGTAACATCTTTGTCTAACATGAACGACTTCAAAGCAACAAAGtatttaacaaaattcaactttaatacagatacataacacattaaAACTTGGATGGACAAATAACAAAAACTTtatatcttcaaaataaaataacttttaaattaCCACGCAGCAGATTCATAAACTTCAAATCAAAAGCGTAACATCTTTGTCTAACATAAACAACTTCAAAGCAACAAAGtatttaacaaaattaaaattaaaattcagcAACAGAAATAAAACCAACAATAAAGAAAACATgcattcatccccccgagtgctacgtatcagagcgtaAATCTGGCTACGtaacaaagtacatgtaccgccaaatccgttgaacgGTTTGAGTTCACCGTGGCCGTTTGCAATGTGGAGGATTGatatgatagggatgatcgaaccgaaagcttccaaCGGACAcagattcatattggttgccatagattatttcaccaaatgggttgaagctgcttccttcaccaacgtgacgagacaagtagtcactcggttcatcaagcataacatcatatgtcggtatggggttccaaacaggattatcaccgacaaCGGGATGAACctgaacaacaacatgatgagggagctgtgcgaggagttcaagattgaacaccacaattcttcaccatacaggcctaaaatgaacggagttgtcgaagctgcaaataaaaatatcaaaaagataatacaaaagatggtgaaaacatacaaggattggcacgaaattcttcccttcgccctacacggttacagaacctcggtgcgtacatccacaggagcaacaccattctccctggtttatggtatggaagcagtcctccctatcgaagtggagattccttcattaagagTCCTAGCCGACACAAATTTAGAAGAATccgaatgggtaaaaactcgttttgatcagcttaatctcgttgaagaaaagcgactgacggctttgtgtcacgggcaactctatcagaaaaggatgaaaaaggcgttcgataaaaaggtccgtcctcgaacttacaaagaaggtgatatttttctcaagaaaatactattacctcgacttgacgcccgtggaaaatggacacctaactacgaaggtccatatattgtaaaaacggtgttctcaggaggagcattagttctcactacaatggatggggacgagctaccgcacccaatcaactctgaTGCGGTCAAAAAGTATTACGCCTAGCAAAGGCAAGATTACCGGCTGTAAACCAAAGACGAACTACGAAGGATAGGGATTCGTGCACTTACCCACTTCTAAGGTCGAAGGATTACTGGGACCCTCGATAACAAAGAAGTAACGgtagtattaatatcatttctatttgtcattttcttttctcgCATTTTTGTACATTTGCCAATTCAAGGCTACATCAATAAAGTTTCTCTTTTCTTTTACATACTACGCCTTCTCtctcatttcaataccatttgcaaaggagAAATTACTTTCATAAGCTTTAACTTGAATTTAACATGAAAAACTTACAAACTGTCAATACAAAAGCAATAGTATAAAACTacgaaatctccggaaggctacatacGCCCCACGCTGCGATCGTTCCGATCTACCACAATTCTTTCATAAAGGATGATATCAACGGATCATTCAAAATAATCCGAACTAGGATTCACGGACATTTCAAAAGGGGTTAAACAAAAAGCAATGGGTGATGAGGAGATAGGGTGTTGGGGTTATCATACTTATTCATTTGCATACACGTAACATTTACGTACGTAAATATTCATACATATACATCATACAAACAATAGGGGCATATACACGCGCATAATGCATACACGAGATGCATACGCTTTTGCAAAACAAATTTCTACGCAGGTgaaacttgtccgaacaaggaCAAATAATACTATTGTTGCAGgtaagtttgcgataaccctcgcaaatgatcttATTGGTGCAGgcaagtttgcgataaccctcgcaaatgatcttATTGGTGCAGgcaagtttgcgataaccctcgcaaatgatcctattggtgcaggtaagtttgctataagcatagcaaatgatccccttggtgcaggtgaatttgtccgGACAAGGATAaaggatcctaatggtgcaggtgaaatttgtccgaaccaggacagATGATCCGAATGGTGCAGGcgagcttgtcagagctatgacaagtaatcctattggtgcaggtaaacttactagaactatagtaagtgggggttcacaaactacggaaacttactagaactatagtaagtggggtccaCAAATTACGAAAGTTTGCTATCAATGGTAGCAAGCTGATCATACAACTAACTACAattcctcgctatgtaagactcaggctttagtaGGACGATTCTTTCTCTCACACTCAAGCACGggataaatttaggggtcttccattatttaataactcttcgatccgaacaacgtgagacctgcgtattctcacgccattcgatccaaggtaattaaataggggcagctgtcaaacccaaaaatttgccttccatatttcaCTCACATGGATTCAATGCTCAAGGGTCTCATTAAGGAATTACACAAGGTTCTTCTGAAACTAGGGTTGGGTATCCTCCTAAGGTAATGGGATATGTGAAGTCCCAATGAAGTCCCCATGATTCACTATGCTCTAAGGTGCTTATATTACAAAggtcaagattcaattccaaagtttgctcattcaatggtccagatgatccacagtcaactggtttgacctaaaagtcaaccataatcaaagcacagtcaaaacctcTCAATTTCGGTCAACATAAAGTATGaaaggttatatccatcatttgatcaaagattgatcatgattccattaatagaaactcagagatgaacaaatacaaaaaggttcaaattagggtttctctaggaaaagtcaactcaactttgactgaccataactttcacatggaacatcaaaaattccccactcaaagcctattctgaaggaaattggattctctacaactttgtctctcacaagccaaggctagaaatgcttcatttgagaggtataatgcaaaagattacaggtccttttcaagcatccttcaaaagcagttttttgtcaatgaggatatgatcaagataaaagctccaaatgaaaaatatgttccaaagtggcttgtagaggacctcttgaggtttctataaagtcctagaactccctcatagcttaaaaattgagtgagatatgcttggtcaaagttgggtaattttagaggacaagatgtgaaataaaggaggttcaaattggattattttacaaatgggcctatattttatgacataaacttggtccacaagccatTTGGGTTATCCAAACTGATTTGCCACGAATTtgacatttttatttgatttttatatgattttattcatttaaataatgatttaaaattgtataaatcaaaggaaatcaaataTTGGAAATAGGTCACATAATAACTAATTCCAATCAGCATTTATATcagattattatataattttcgtGGAGAATTGATTGGAAAGAGTTGATGCAAAATTGGATGAAAATAGAaagtaaataaaatcaattttctcaaaatctcaagattggattcaaagggcTTTTTGAAGATTGCTTTTGACTTAAATGAGTCTTCTATAAGTAGAGGGAATAGGCCACACGAATAAGGGTTGAAAATCTGGACCAGAGGCACAAGCTCAAGAACTCAAAAACTCACCAAAAACTTGAGATTCGGTTTTGGAGAATCAAGCATTTGCAAGGAGAATTAAGGATTGCAAAAGGTTCCTCAAAGGTTTCTGAAGGTGTTGGGATCGTTACTctgcttcagcacccccagaattatCTCATAGTTGTCAAGGTAAGTCATTCTGAAAATCCCTTCGATCTGGACAATATATGCATCGTTATTGAAATCTAATTGCATATTCTTGTTTGTTTCAATGCCATGAACGTTTCTGGATTGGTTATTTTAAGCTTGCGTGCCTTAATCGTGTTTTGCCATTAGAGGCCGTTTTGAGtttttagggtttcaatttggGGCTTTTAGTTAGAGGTAAAATTAGAATAAATCAAGTGCGTGGTTGAATTAGTATGACTCAGACGAGTGGAACGGGGgtgtcgcgaaatatttttgtgctTCTATGttctattcgctattttttgggTTTTATTGCTACACAGAAAATCGTAGCAATTTTGTAGCTAATCGTTGCAGGTTTTACAGCTTCAATGGGGAAGACGATGACGTGTCTTCACGTTACTGGGTTGATTTGAATTTCGCGCCTGTTTTATTGGTTTTCTTTCGTGTTTTTATATATTACGTTGATAGCGTGTCCTTAACACGTGCGTATCATAGTTGGGGTGGCAAGAGTTGTGTTGGTTGAGTCTGGGGgtgtgggttcgatacccagctctCACATATATTTTTTTCTGGAATTCTGACCTTGATCCCATGAGCGCATGTCTATAGGGTTCATCATAAACCCTCCATATCTGACCATCTAATTTCCACTTACCTAGATTCAACGCACCCAGATTTAATCCCCATAACATGTACCTTTAAACCAACCACACTGAATTAAAAactctataaattaaaaattattttaattaaattatttgttttaattaattcctttttaataattttattaatataataataattattttataaataaaattaatatgatgttaatattaaaaatcataatttgttgttcgttccaattaaatcaattaatcgctatggtcaataataagtttaattaaaatgttatttaattaaaatataattaattgctatttggttaaatggtttcgactattttattagtcgcgatgattaactttttttctatttttcccattTCAAGGcgttgttctttttaatcgaatcaatcgattacgaggggtaacgatacaaattaattcataaaaattattaaaaaatactataattcattattagtgataattgaatcaatcgattaaaattggtaatgatataactattaatcttttaactatggtaattgaatcaatcgattattgtggttaatagtacaaattaaaatcagggttgtacgcccaaaccctaaaatacTTCACAAACCCTTTCAAAACCACAATATCAAACTACAAATTACCAAACTACgatagtgtagcggggaaaatctgatatcgaagccatgggattgactcgaatcaatatttcctttgaaatcgccaccgcgctttattttttcaaagaaaaagggaaaagaacataaaacccaaagttttgtttttaaaacaataaagagaactcaggttcgggtgttgattatatgaggggaaggtttaaagcacccctcatatctgtggtactccacaggaacctttttgaaaatctgtgtcgtgtgtgctaaaaaacgggtttgttttatttttaaaataagctcggcaaagcattaagctttgtgcctacatacctcctcggtgcaatggagaagtcagagctaatgtagttccgcttaaagggaaaaacgttttaaaaaaaaatgaataaacactttattatcgtcggagagaaatactcagccattgatcttgagcatgagaacaaatgagttctttgcatcgcaaatgaaagaagggctccaactcggataaaatcaacgagtatgccactagctctctcacgcggaaaagatctcattatatcaatcaatttcaaaatcgtagggtataaccactcgtttcgacaattaatagtgtctaaacttttgaagaaaataggccactaagggcaaaagatatttaagagaaaaggttttgaaaaggttcgcaaacataagaaggttttgtaaaaagagagaagattttgaaaatttaagaatgggaggagatgaagaggctatcctattgcgtaaaataaaagctaaggaaagaaacggtctaaccgaagaagaagccaacgcttgacattatgagtcaaggtagatttcccatcctttggacttatcaataccaaaccaacacattatcacttggggatccagatgaacttattatcttagcaccactttgcattaaggacattaaaattctgacggaaatcgggcagagtaatggctgttttcgggtaaaatccttacatcaacgccttggaattaaccatcaagggctttcaaggaaatacctacacacataaacagacaacaatccaatgccagacagacagaacaatcacagagtaataacagaatgagggtccagaggtcctaagtctaTAAGTCCGAATcaccaaaatgctagggatagtaaccaatagtccgaaatagagccttaaacgttttttagatttttgttatttattagtgttttagcataaaagtaaagtatggtccaagtggacaaagagaaaatggcggaaacataaacatatgtccaaatggacaaagggaaaatagcagAATGTAAATAtgttgaaatgataaaataaaagcaataaagcaagaaatataaagagcggtataataaattgtggaaattaaagtcaattgttagatgttaaagataaccatcttgaaacttgtcaagtatgttatcaaagttagtcgtaaagatcgatggtgagtgaaggatgttctcggatttaaattcaatggaactttatcagaagcttgataaaatcatagcgactacacgataaatttccataagtcttaaatcaaccgcatacaattctcttccatatttgatcttttttattcgggacacgaaatattgcgctatgttaagcagatcgccaagtgatttatgtagaaatcaccctacaacgaggccggtcaaaactttatgtgctaatgcatgcgagagaagtgatatgtagatcactctccgaaagcaatacctcacgaaaagaaaataggtaacgatctagtctttaccaagaatccataagaattctcaaggtgttaagactttcatcgatcaaaagaaaaaaaggagaagaagaataaaatcataaaagataattaacttacattatcattaatatcattcatctaatattatagatttggtcctttcaaacctatcaacatcctagatccaatgatattaatgaagtggaggaagaagaataaaattcacaaaagataatcaactcacactatcattaatatcattcatctaatattatggattaggtcatttcaaacctatcaacatcctagatccaatgatattaatgaagtggaggaagaaggaagccaaaacaagcataaaaaaggcaaaaaaaccacattctcccagcaggaaatcgattttacCGTCCCAGGTCAGAAAAGACAATAGGATTATTAGTCCTCCCTCTCACTttgttagaaaaatattttcttttatattggtTATTAGGTTTTTTCCTAATGGGCCCATTGTCCAAttgatctttttttcttttagccCAAATAAATTACTACCCCATTAATCCATGGTATaacaataatagttaaaaataattataataatcttaataataatattattaaaccactactaattaataatagttagttataataataaaatgattaaactaattataaataataaaccatGTGAATAATTTGTGAGAAAGGACTAAAAAAACCTCAAGAAGACGGAATAGATGAGCTAGATGACTGAGCTCAAACACTTTCTGATTTTAACCCCCATTTTGACTCAGAATATCTTATAAgaacgcaggtttgacaataggaatgtcaaaccccatgattcttaattttgatccttgatgaattaaaagacacgagttgaccgggcaaatttgggggtatgacagctgcccctgttcaatcttcttaaacttgaagagTCAGAtaagcacgtctgcctatcgtgatctgaaggtagaagatgattggacactgaaatgccctgaaatttgcctttgtcgggaaagaattccgtgggagatgggcttaaagatgccacccaaggtgaaTACCATTCTTCTAAGTGTGAAGCACACGCCTTTTGGAAGGGACCAGATGATTGATTTTTTTGTAGCGTAGCCTAaagaggcaacctgaattttatgcgatggtatgatgcatgtgatgcatgatgcagtgagcttctcaaaataaatgagagcgatgtatgtatatgcattatgtatgaatgagatatgttagTTGGATGATGCATGATTATTAGTTATGTTAGTTAAAGTAAGTAATCTGAAAAGATAGAACCTTGTTTGTTTgttgaagttttggaaaatatcactgccgagggactaacgtgataaacccaattgaagaacggtttaaaaatcttgtgtgcctgaaaaagctcctagaaaggatggaatacgctttaaagaagactgcctgaaaaggctcctgaaaaggactgcaccaacagggttatttgcgagggttatcgcaaaatttacctgtaccaacagggttatttgcgagggttatcgcaaaatttacctgtgccaacagggttatttgcgagggttatcgcaaaatttacctgcaccaacagggttatttgcgagggttatcgcaaaatttacctgtgccaacagggttatttgcgagggttatcgcaaaatttacctgtgccaacagggttatttgcgagggttatcgcaaaatttacctgtaccaacagggttatttgcgagggttatcgcaaaatttacctgcaccaacagggttatttgcgagggtcatcgcaaaatttacctgcaccaacagggttatttgccctggttcggacaaattttacctgcaccaaaggaattacctgccatggttctgacaagcgtacctgcataaaagtaatcgtttgctatagttctagcaagcatacctgcatgaaagagattcacctgtttggagactcacgactcgagggtcggagaaaatacacctttcacaacacgagggttggaaactcacgacacgtggttcggacaatacacctatcacaacacgagggttggagattAGGCTTTTGTagcgtgatttgaattttgatgtaatagtcagacgggaactgactaccaaacgagaattggatttgatggttttccagtatgagaactggactttgtaatgatttggattgccaatagaaattgggctttttgtatatgctaatgctaatgtgtatgtatgtatgctaatgccGATGCaaccccgagattttatctccttaagcctattgaacttgtttaatccatgcttgcacctacaccatgactatgcttatgttggttttgtaatgtttatgtatgcttatgcatataagtatgtttggttgacgtaatgagtggaacgaagtaatgtcttctgtaagattacctgaaaaggtcttttgaatggatgtgaatgtttgtcttaaagaagactatctgaaatgatttaacgaaatggtagcaatttgtcttagagaagaccacctgtaaaggctcttagagtagatagaaatttgtcttaaagatcacctgaaaaggttcttagcaagggatgaagaatgtctttaaagacgactacctgaaaaggttaaaagatgtcttaaagaagactacctggagaggtttctgagagggatgacgaattgtttttttgaaagagactacctgaaaaggtacttaggacaagaatgtctcgaagaaaactacctgaaaaggtgcttagaagaagaatgtcttgcagaagactacctcaaaaggtactcagaaaagggaacgtcttgaaaaagactacctgaaaaggaactttagaaaaaggaatgtcttaaagaagactacctgaagaggtacttagaaaaaggaatgtcttaaagaagactacctaaaaaggtacttagaaaaaagaatgtcttgaagaagactacctgaaaaggtatttagaaaaggaatgtcctaGAGAGGaccacctgaaaaggtacttagaaaatgacgatgattgtcttagagaagactacctggaaaggtttttAGAAAAGATAACGTCTTGAAAAACACTACccaaagaggttcttggaaatggtgatcattcgtcttgaataagactgtttgaggaggctcctagaaaggactgTGAGATTTAAAGAAGACCACATGAAAAAGTTACGGtgcaatgtatcaaccaatgtatgtaatgcatgatttgtatgtgtttgtgtgatgctccaatggtaggttattaataaccaaagcgtatatagttcgctggagttgcaggtctgtttgctaggatggggtgtgatgctagcgcgatttcccaatacctgttttgtttgagctcagaagatcgtagttaggagaaagatttgttcgacattgtaaagtgcgagaacgcctttttccttttgttgtgcgtcttgccccagtttgattttttttttagaaatactccacgcctttaacctttggaggttccccacacctttaaccttttgaggttctccatgtCTTTCACCTTTTGCAATTTGCACCTTTAACCCTTTCGAGGTTCTTCACAGCTTTAACCTTtgtggttctccacacctttaacctttgcggttctccacaccttatggatttgatatcccgTGCCACAGTGTTCAGTGGAAAAAGGTGCTTATGATCTTCAagctatgaaggaagtgccccgggaaataaccttgtcatatgctttgacGTTTATATTGAAGgttatgcccttgatctccaggatatggagggctatccttagtgtgctatccttttgaatttgaatccttcccatgtctgacatg
The Vicia villosa cultivar HV-30 ecotype Madison, WI linkage group LG6, Vvil1.0, whole genome shotgun sequence genome window above contains:
- the LOC131613399 gene encoding uncharacterized protein LOC131613399, which codes for MAGRNDAAIATALEAMAHAMDTLTRMLDLKFRYGTHMLAIEVDDWWLETRQRLENAGKEITWVVFHREFMRKYYPEDVQGKKEIEFLELKQGKKSVTEYVVESVELAKFYPHYSEATTEFSKYIKFKNGLRSEIKKTPYDAPAGKGKLKVADGKRASRGYARADVTGHAISECKHKKMVCFNYSEEGHIGSQYHKSKQAQAGGKVFALAGTQKANEDRIIRGTCFSNSTPLITIIDIGATHCFTSADCVEILGLMLSSMNREKVVDTPAKGSVTTFLVCLKCPLSIFDRDFVVDLVCLPLSGLDVILGTNWLEYNHVHINCYDKSVRFSTPKEEGVDLLSAK